The following DNA comes from Halalkaliarchaeum sp. AArc-CO.
GTTTCGACAACGTCGAAGTGCAGCGTCTCGACTGGGGGACGTTCACCGAGGCGTACCAGAGCGGCGACGAGGACGACTTCAACATGTACACCCTCGGCTGGTCCGGCAGTCCGGACCCCGACGCGTTCGCGTACCATTTGCTGTCCCAGGAAGTCGAAGGTGTCACCAACGGAACGTTCCACGACTACGACGAGGCCTCCGACAAGATCACAGAGGCCCGGCGGTCGGCCGACCGCGAGGAACGCCGCCAGCTGTACATCGAGGCGACGACCGAACTCCTCGAGGAACGCGTCCACCTACCGGCGTACAACCTGCAAAACTCCTACGGCATCAGCGGACGCGTCGACGACTATCACGCGCACCCGATCTCCAGCGTCACCCGGGTGTTCAGCGAGCACAACAACGTCTCGGTCGAGTGATGTAACGGCCGGGGCTTCCCGAAGAGTATTTAGCCTTGCGTTTGCGAGGTTTTCCAAGTTGCGACTGCGAGTACGAGCCATGACCTCAGTTCACACCGGTGATCTTCCGTGAGCCTGCTGCGTTACACGATCTGGCGGTTCGCGCAGGCGGTCCCTGTGTTGATCGGAATCATCACGATAACGTTCTTCCTGGCGAACCAGATTCCGGGTGATCCGATCTCGATCATGCTTGGGCCGTCACCCGCCCAGGAACGCGTCGAGCTCATCCAGGCCAAATACGGGCTGGATCGGCCGCTCCACGAACGCTATCTCACGTACCTTCAGGGCGTGATGATGGGCGATCTGGGATACAGTCTCTACTACGATCGTCCGGTCCTCGAGATGATCATGCTTCGCCTGCCCGTGACGCTGTACCTCACGATCTCGGCGTTCGCGTTCGCGATCGCCACGGCGATCCCGCTGGGGGTCATCTCGGCGAAGCGGCGGAACAAGCCCACCGATCACGTCGCTCGGATCGTCTCGCTGATCGGCGTGTCGACGCCGTCGTTCTGGATCGGCCTGATGTTGATCATCGTCTTCGCGTTCCACCTCGGGTGGTTCCCGGCACGCGGCCTCCCATTGCCGTGGGAGGCGCCCGGGGACGTGAGGGGAGCCGAGACGCAGATCGACGTGATCACGACGTCGCTGTATCACCTGATCATGCCGATGATCGCGCTGGGGACGCTCCAGATGGCCCAGATCACGCGCATCGAGCGGTCGTCGATGGTCGAATCGCTGCAGGGCGAGTACGTCAAACTCGCCCGGGCCTACGGCGTCTCCGAGACGACGATCGTCCGGAAACACGCGTTCCAGGTCGCACAGCTTCCCGTGATCACGATCGTCGGGCTCGGCCTCTCGACGGCGCTCGGTGGCTCGGTGCTGATCGAGACCGTCTTCGAGATCCAGGGGATGGGCCGGCTGATCATTACGGCGATCAACAACCTGGATTACGAGCTCATCATGGGCACGACGTTCATGTTCGGGTTCGCGTTCGTGATCGGCGTCATCATCACTGACATCGCGTACGCGTACATCGACCCGCGGGTTACCTACGGTGACGAATAATGGAGGGGGACGAATAATGGAGGGTGACGACTGATGGCAACTGGAACCGAATCTCAAACCGACGAGTTCTCCCCCGGGGAGGACTCCGAGGGCGGCGTCGGCGAAGTCGAAGCTCGCGTCGGCCTCAAATACACGCTCAAACAGGTCAAACGCGACACGACCGCCCGAATCGGCATCTTCGTGGTCGGCTTCGTCACGATCGTTGCGCTCTACGCTTCGATCGACTACTTCGTCTTCGATTACGCGATCGCCGATTCCGTCTGGTACCACCCCGCCCGCGACCCCGACGAGGTAAACCGACTGTTGCCGCCGCTCGGTATGGAAAACCAGTTCGGCGAGGGGGTGCTCGAACATCCGATGGGAACCGACCACCGGGGGCGGGACATCCTCATTCGGCTCATCTACGGCACCCGGATTGCGATCACGGTCGGCTTCATGGCCACCGCGATCGGGCTGGTCGGCGGGACGCTCATCGGGGCGGTGTCGGGCTACTACGGCGGCTGGGTCGACGACATCCTCCAGCGGGTCACGGAGACGATCTACGCCATCCCGTTCCTGGTGCTCGTGATCGCGTTCATGGTCGCGTTCGGCCGCAACCTGACGTTCGCGATGGTCGGCGTCGGGATCACCGCGATCCCGATCTTCAACCGGCTCATTCGGTCGCGGGTCGTCTCGATCCGCGAGGAGGACTACATCGAGGCCGCGAGAGCGGCGGGGGTAAAGGATCGCAACATCATCCTCAGACACATCATTCCCAACAGCTTCGCGCCGGTGCTGGTGCAAGCGACGCTCCAGATCGGGGTGAGTATCTTGATCGTCGCCGGCCTGTCGTTCCTCGGGTTCGGCGCGCAGCCGCCGACCCCGTCGTGGGGACAGATGCTCTCGGAGTCGCGCCACTACATGCTGCCGGCGCCCACGTTCAGTCTCTGGCCGGGGCTGGCGATTCTGATCACGGTGATCGGATTCAACATCCTCGGCGACGGTCTGCAGGACGCGCTGGATCCACGAATCAACAACTGAGATCGATATATGTCCGAACCACTACTCAGCGTCGAAAACCTCAAGACCCAGTTTTTCACCGAAGAAGGAACCGTTCGGGCGGTCGACGGCATCTCCTTTGACGTCCACGAGGGGGAGATCGTCGGACTCGTGGGGGAGTCGGGCGCGGGCAAAAGCGTCGCGACCTCCAGTCTCCTCAGGCTCGTCGAGAGCCCCGGAGAGATCGTCGACGGCGAGGTCACGTTCAAGGGCCGGACGCTGATCGGCTTCGAGGAGGGCCCCGACGGCGAGCTCAGTCCCCGCGATGAGATGCTCTCGAACGAACAGATGCGCAAGGAGATCCGGGGCCGGGAGATCGCGATCATCTTCCAGGACCCAATGGAGTCGTTGAACCCGGTGTTCACCGTCGGCGGGCAGCTTCGCGAGTTCATCGAGCTGAACCGGGATCTCGACAAAAAAGCGGCCAAACAGGAGGCCATCGACATGCTCCGGGAGGTGGGCATTCCCGATCCGGTGGCCCGATACGACGAGTATCCACACCAGTTCTCCGGGGGGATGCGCCAGCGCGTACTGATCGCGATGGCGCTCGCCTGCCAGCCGGACCTGATCATCGCCGACGAGCCGACGACCGCACTCGACGTCACGGTCGAGGGGCAGATCCTGGATCTCGTCGAGGACCTCCAGGAGAAGTACAGCACCGCGTTCATCTGGGTAACCCACGACATGAGCGTCATCGCCGAGATCGCCGACCGCGTGAACGTGATGTATCTCGGCGAGATCATCGAACAGGCGGACGTCGACGAGATGTTCTACGAGACGATGCACCCGTACACGGTGGCGCTTTTGAACTCGATGCCCCGCCCGGACGAGACCGTCGACGAGCTCGACCCCATCAAGGGCGTGATGCCGGAGGCGATCAATCCGCCGTCCGGCTGTCGGTTCCACCCGCGCTGTCCGGAAGCCCGCGAGGTGTGTACGGAGGTGCATCCCGAACCGCGGGACCTCGGAGCGTCGGCCGAGCGTCACAACGTCGCCTGCGTGAAGTACGACGCCTTCGACGTCGGGTACGAGGAGAGCCGACCACTGAACACGGAGGCAACCGGCGGGTTCAGCGCCGGCTTTGCCGGCCGACAGGAGGGCGAGGCCAATGAGTGACGCCGACGCCGGCTTCGACTTCGAGGACGATTCCCTGTCGACGCCCGGCGTCGACAGGGAAGTCGACGAGGGCGAGCCGCTGGTCAGGGTCGAGGGCCTGAAGAAATACTTCAGCGACACCGACAGCCTGTTCGGGAACGTCACCGTCGACGACGAGTTCCCGTACCTCCGACGTGAGGATCGACAGGTGAAAGCCGTCGACGACGTCTCCTTCGACATCAAGAAAGGCGAGACGCTGGGGCTGGTCGGCGAGTCGGGCTGCGGGAAGTCGACGCTCGCCCGGACGGTGTTGCGCCTGTTGAAACCCACGGACGGTAGCGTCTACTTCAAAGGTGAGGACCTGGCGACGCTGTCGGGGGAGCCGCTCCGGACGCGGCGCAAGGAGATGCAGATGATCTTCCAGGACCCCCAGTCGTCGCTCGACCCCCGGATGAAGGTCGGGCCGATCGTCGAGGAGCCGATGAAGGCCCACGGGATGCTCGACGAGGAGGGACGGGAAGCCCGCGCGAGGGAGCTGCTCGAGAAAGTCGGTCTCGATCCCCAGCACTACAACCGCTATCCGCACGCCTTTTCCGGGGGCCAGCGCCAGCGGGTCAACCTCGCGCGGGCGCTGTCGGTGAACCCGGACTTCATCGTCTGTGACGAGCCCGTCTCCGCGCTGGACGTCTCGATCCAGGCGCAGGTGCTCAACACGATGGAGCAGCTCCAGGAGGAGTTCGACCTCACGTACCTGTTCATCGCCCACGACCTTTCTGTCATCCGGTACATATCGGATCGAGTCGCGGTGATGTATCTCGGGAAGCTCGTGGAACTGGCGGACAAAGAGGAGCTGTACGAGAACCCACAACACCCGTACACGAAGGCGCTGCTCGACTCGATTCCGGTGCCGGATCCGCGGTCGGAGGGCAAGCGCGGAGTGTTGAAAGGCGACGTGCCGTCGCCACTGGATCCGCCGTCGGGCTGTCGGTTCCGGACCCGGTGTCCGAAGCTGATCCAGCCCGACGGATTCGACATGTCGGACGGCGAGTGGGAGGACGTCCGGGAGTTCACGCGGGCAGTAGACCGGCGAACCTTCGACGTCACCGACGGCTCCCGGATCCGGGAGGAGTACTTCGAGGACGGCGTGCCGGACGGCGACGCCGGCGGAATCGTCGAGGAGGCGTTCCAGCATCTCTCGGCGGAAGAGTGGGTGGAGGCCGGGACGCTTCTCATCGACTCCTTTGCCGAGCAGAGCATCTGTGCCCGCGAGGAGCCGGCCTACGAGGTCGAAACGGAGTACGGCACGTCGCGTCACTACGCCGCGTGTCACCTCCATCAGGAGGACGGAACGGACGTCAGCGACGAGGTTCTGGGTGGCTCAGCCGAGGAAGATACCGGCGTTGGAATCCTCGGTTCTGACGACTGACGACTTTCGTCGGAAATCGAAGATTTCCGAGCTCGATCCGGCTCACGCCGGATCGAACAACTCCTCGCCGTCGACCATATGCTCTTCTACGGCGTTCATGTCCAGCGTCACGCCGAGTCCCGGCTCTTCGGGCACCGTGATGGAGCCGCCCTCGATAACCGTCTCCTCGACGAGGTCATCCCACCAGTCGAGCTCGTAACTGTGGAA
Coding sequences within:
- a CDS encoding ABC transporter permease: MLRYTIWRFAQAVPVLIGIITITFFLANQIPGDPISIMLGPSPAQERVELIQAKYGLDRPLHERYLTYLQGVMMGDLGYSLYYDRPVLEMIMLRLPVTLYLTISAFAFAIATAIPLGVISAKRRNKPTDHVARIVSLIGVSTPSFWIGLMLIIVFAFHLGWFPARGLPLPWEAPGDVRGAETQIDVITTSLYHLIMPMIALGTLQMAQITRIERSSMVESLQGEYVKLARAYGVSETTIVRKHAFQVAQLPVITIVGLGLSTALGGSVLIETVFEIQGMGRLIITAINNLDYELIMGTTFMFGFAFVIGVIITDIAYAYIDPRVTYGDE
- a CDS encoding ABC transporter ATP-binding protein, producing MSEPLLSVENLKTQFFTEEGTVRAVDGISFDVHEGEIVGLVGESGAGKSVATSSLLRLVESPGEIVDGEVTFKGRTLIGFEEGPDGELSPRDEMLSNEQMRKEIRGREIAIIFQDPMESLNPVFTVGGQLREFIELNRDLDKKAAKQEAIDMLREVGIPDPVARYDEYPHQFSGGMRQRVLIAMALACQPDLIIADEPTTALDVTVEGQILDLVEDLQEKYSTAFIWVTHDMSVIAEIADRVNVMYLGEIIEQADVDEMFYETMHPYTVALLNSMPRPDETVDELDPIKGVMPEAINPPSGCRFHPRCPEAREVCTEVHPEPRDLGASAERHNVACVKYDAFDVGYEESRPLNTEATGGFSAGFAGRQEGEANE
- a CDS encoding ABC transporter ATP-binding protein — encoded protein: MSDADAGFDFEDDSLSTPGVDREVDEGEPLVRVEGLKKYFSDTDSLFGNVTVDDEFPYLRREDRQVKAVDDVSFDIKKGETLGLVGESGCGKSTLARTVLRLLKPTDGSVYFKGEDLATLSGEPLRTRRKEMQMIFQDPQSSLDPRMKVGPIVEEPMKAHGMLDEEGREARARELLEKVGLDPQHYNRYPHAFSGGQRQRVNLARALSVNPDFIVCDEPVSALDVSIQAQVLNTMEQLQEEFDLTYLFIAHDLSVIRYISDRVAVMYLGKLVELADKEELYENPQHPYTKALLDSIPVPDPRSEGKRGVLKGDVPSPLDPPSGCRFRTRCPKLIQPDGFDMSDGEWEDVREFTRAVDRRTFDVTDGSRIREEYFEDGVPDGDAGGIVEEAFQHLSAEEWVEAGTLLIDSFAEQSICAREEPAYEVETEYGTSRHYAACHLHQEDGTDVSDEVLGGSAEEDTGVGILGSDD
- a CDS encoding ABC transporter permease; the protein is MATGTESQTDEFSPGEDSEGGVGEVEARVGLKYTLKQVKRDTTARIGIFVVGFVTIVALYASIDYFVFDYAIADSVWYHPARDPDEVNRLLPPLGMENQFGEGVLEHPMGTDHRGRDILIRLIYGTRIAITVGFMATAIGLVGGTLIGAVSGYYGGWVDDILQRVTETIYAIPFLVLVIAFMVAFGRNLTFAMVGVGITAIPIFNRLIRSRVVSIREEDYIEAARAAGVKDRNIILRHIIPNSFAPVLVQATLQIGVSILIVAGLSFLGFGAQPPTPSWGQMLSESRHYMLPAPTFSLWPGLAILITVIGFNILGDGLQDALDPRINN